One stretch of Nitratiruptor tergarcus DSM 16512 DNA includes these proteins:
- a CDS encoding YggT family protein codes for MIIVATFLQALAQILHMVINIYIWVVIIAALITWVRPDPYNPIVQTLFRLTEPVYALVRRYIPTVIGGIDLAPLIIIIGLQFIDMFFVRLLMQFAMRLGA; via the coding sequence ATGATTATTGTAGCTACATTTTTACAAGCACTCGCACAGATTTTACACATGGTTATTAATATCTATATTTGGGTTGTTATCATAGCTGCTCTTATTACTTGGGTACGTCCCGATCCTTACAATCCAATTGTACAGACACTCTTCCGTCTCACTGAACCAGTATATGCCCTTGTACGACGCTATATTCCTACTGTTATTGGCGGCATAGACCTTGCGCCACTTATCATTATTATTGGGCTGCAATTTATAGATATGTTTTTTGTGCGACTTCTTATGCAATTTGCAATGAGGCTGGGAGCTTGA
- the gltX gene encoding glutamate--tRNA ligase, whose amino-acid sequence MLRFAPSPTGDMHIGNLRVAIFNFIVAKQRKERFIIRIEDTDKERNIEGKDREILAILDTFELKYDDVVYQSANFSFHRNFAYKLLEEKKAFACFCTPEDLEKERKEAVEQKRAYRYSGRCESITLEEAQKRDEPFVVRVKKPERAIAFQDIIKGNLRFEPNEVDSFIILRIDGTPTYNFACAIDDMLYDISLIIRGEDHLSNTPKQIHIRNLLGYDKEIEYAHLPIILNEMGKKMSKRDEASSVKWLLDEGFLPEAITNYLILLGNKTPKEIFTLDEAITWFDLKNISKAPARFDMEKLRFINRTHLMQKDPQELAKLLQIHPSLGELAKLYLEEASTLKELKEKLDKIFSKQKDFKEFAQEAAILKNIIEKMQLPEDFDTFKQELMQQSGLKGKRFFKPLRLLLTGAEHGPEISLLYKYLKPHIKEVI is encoded by the coding sequence ATGCTTAGATTTGCACCAAGTCCAACAGGTGATATGCATATTGGCAACTTGCGTGTTGCGATTTTTAACTTTATTGTAGCAAAACAGCGCAAAGAGAGATTCATTATACGTATAGAAGATACAGATAAAGAGCGTAATATCGAGGGAAAAGATAGAGAGATTCTTGCAATTTTAGATACTTTTGAACTAAAATACGATGATGTTGTCTATCAAAGTGCCAATTTCTCTTTTCATCGCAATTTTGCATATAAACTCTTAGAAGAAAAAAAAGCCTTTGCATGTTTTTGTACACCTGAAGATCTTGAAAAAGAGCGAAAAGAAGCAGTAGAACAAAAACGAGCATATCGCTATAGTGGAAGATGTGAGAGCATCACTTTAGAAGAGGCGCAAAAAAGAGATGAGCCATTTGTAGTTAGAGTAAAAAAACCTGAGCGTGCAATAGCATTTCAAGATATTATCAAAGGCAATTTACGCTTTGAGCCAAATGAAGTTGATAGCTTTATCATTTTACGTATTGATGGCACTCCAACATACAATTTCGCCTGCGCTATTGATGATATGCTCTATGATATCTCTCTCATTATCCGTGGAGAGGATCATCTCTCTAATACCCCCAAACAGATTCATATAAGAAATTTGCTAGGATATGACAAAGAGATTGAATATGCCCATTTGCCAATTATTCTCAATGAAATGGGCAAAAAAATGAGCAAAAGAGACGAAGCATCTTCTGTAAAATGGCTTTTAGATGAAGGTTTTTTACCAGAGGCTATTACAAACTATCTCATACTTCTTGGTAATAAAACACCTAAAGAGATTTTTACCTTAGATGAAGCAATTACATGGTTTGACCTCAAAAATATCTCCAAAGCTCCTGCACGATTTGATATGGAAAAACTGCGATTTATCAACCGTACACATTTAATGCAAAAAGATCCTCAAGAGCTTGCAAAACTCCTTCAAATCCACCCAAGTTTAGGAGAGCTTGCAAAACTTTACTTAGAAGAGGCAAGTACACTCAAAGAGCTTAAAGAAAAACTTGATAAAATATTTTCAAAACAAAAAGATTTCAAAGAGTTCGCACAAGAGGCAGCTATCCTAAAAAATATTATCGAGAAGATGCAACTACCCGAAGATTTCGATACTTTTAAACAAGAGCTCATGCAACAAAGTGGTCTGAAAGGAAAGCGTTTTTTCAAACCGTTGCGTCTTTTGCTCACTGGCGCAGAGCACGGACCAGAGATTTCTCTACTTTACAAATATCTTAAACCCCATATCAAAGAGGTGATATAA
- a CDS encoding class 1 fructose-bisphosphatase, producing the protein MTEIIEAIKRSALRISKAIVEEEFGYEGSINTCGEEQLKLDVLSDKIIEEELFKASSIKKIASEEKSEETQFHEDGKYLVAYDPLDGSSLVDVNLSVGSIFGIYEKTWSGKNLVASAYIVYGPRVELVVATVKAERFILRNGEFEFMQELQLEQKGKLNAPGATQKYWYPHHKALVESLFQEGYRLRYSGGMVPDLHQILVKGGGLFSYPGTEDKPQGKLRKLFEVFPFANIYEKAGGEAIDATGRRLLELNCNSLHETTPCFFGSHYEVAKVKEYYAKKA; encoded by the coding sequence ATGACAGAGATAATTGAAGCTATAAAAAGAAGTGCATTGCGCATTAGCAAAGCTATTGTAGAAGAGGAGTTTGGATACGAAGGTAGTATAAATACCTGCGGAGAAGAACAACTCAAACTCGATGTTCTCAGTGACAAAATCATAGAAGAGGAGCTCTTTAAAGCTTCATCTATCAAAAAGATCGCGAGTGAAGAGAAGAGTGAAGAGACCCAGTTTCACGAAGATGGAAAATACCTTGTAGCATATGATCCTCTTGATGGAAGTAGTCTTGTGGATGTAAATTTGAGTGTAGGCTCAATTTTTGGCATTTATGAAAAAACGTGGAGTGGGAAAAACCTTGTAGCTTCAGCATATATAGTCTATGGTCCTCGTGTAGAACTTGTTGTGGCAACAGTAAAGGCTGAGCGCTTTATTTTGCGCAATGGTGAGTTTGAATTTATGCAAGAGTTGCAACTTGAACAAAAAGGAAAACTCAATGCTCCAGGCGCAACACAAAAATATTGGTATCCTCACCATAAAGCTTTAGTAGAATCTCTCTTTCAAGAAGGGTATCGTCTCCGCTACTCTGGGGGGATGGTTCCAGATCTCCATCAAATTCTTGTCAAAGGCGGTGGACTTTTTAGCTATCCTGGAACAGAAGACAAACCGCAAGGAAAGCTACGCAAACTCTTTGAAGTGTTTCCATTTGCAAATATATATGAAAAAGCTGGAGGAGAAGCAATCGATGCAACGGGGAGAAGACTGCTTGAACTTAATTGCAACTCCCTCCACGAAACAACCCCATGTTTTTTTGGTTCACACTATGAAGTAGCAAAAGTAAAAGAGTACTATGCAAAAAAAGCTTGA
- a CDS encoding lytic transglycosylase domain-containing protein: MIKLLWLILPFALFAKEITLEFLKSKPRSTARDYYIWRYLDQNITPVQAQHALTLAKRVNKKILLRYAKKIEDNATKRAVLCLYKPISQLIKEDNTCLAAGMNIAKASLLQTKKRIALFKRLTGFSIQQDLKFMLTDNPFGVLHNNPQKFLEIFLSSSSKYRKRYFNRAYSKEFLKKLSQYPAFNAFATTAIFEEHNKIVFSLIRFSPQYFNAKSAFYIGLAAFKRGYPHIAQSFLQRSLAKAYFKKDRDKALFWLYKITKKEIFLNKLLKSKDLNIYTLLASYITGNKYTNFYTPQLKGKKKIKLKDPFVWLAIKKRINSEDLTKLKKEFSYRNTQNVYAIIDEKLSSYTRHPFILPYEKYLQDQNTSQKALIYAIAKQESRFIPSAISSSYALGAMQFLPFLAKHIAKKQKIKNFDLDMMFDEKIALTFAKHHLHYLQSYLYHPLLVAYAYNGGIGYTKRSVIKIFHKYEPLMAMEMIPSNENREYGKNVLANYIIYMKIFGKNLNLPHIVQMLQRPEDSCGF; the protein is encoded by the coding sequence TTGATTAAGCTCCTATGGCTCATACTTCCTTTCGCTCTTTTTGCAAAAGAGATAACTTTAGAGTTTCTCAAAAGCAAACCTCGTTCAACTGCAAGAGACTACTATATCTGGCGCTACTTGGATCAAAACATCACCCCTGTCCAGGCACAGCATGCATTGACTCTGGCAAAGAGAGTCAACAAAAAAATTCTTCTTCGCTATGCAAAAAAGATAGAAGATAACGCAACAAAAAGAGCAGTATTATGCCTCTATAAGCCTATTTCACAACTCATCAAAGAAGATAACACTTGTCTTGCAGCAGGGATGAATATAGCAAAAGCTTCTCTGCTACAAACAAAAAAGCGTATTGCACTTTTTAAAAGACTCACTGGATTTTCCATTCAACAAGATCTAAAATTTATGCTAACAGACAATCCTTTCGGTGTCCTGCACAATAATCCACAAAAATTTTTGGAAATCTTTCTTAGTTCTTCTTCAAAATATCGAAAAAGGTATTTCAATAGAGCCTATTCCAAAGAGTTTCTCAAAAAACTCTCTCAATATCCTGCATTTAATGCTTTTGCAACTACAGCCATTTTTGAAGAGCACAACAAAATAGTCTTCTCACTTATCCGTTTTTCACCACAATATTTCAATGCTAAAAGTGCTTTTTATATAGGATTGGCTGCTTTTAAAAGAGGCTATCCACACATAGCACAATCATTTTTACAAAGAAGTCTTGCAAAAGCATATTTCAAAAAAGATAGAGACAAAGCCCTCTTTTGGCTCTACAAAATCACAAAAAAAGAGATCTTTTTAAATAAACTTCTTAAATCAAAAGATCTCAATATCTATACTCTCTTAGCTTCATATATTACAGGCAATAAATACACAAATTTTTACACTCCCCAACTCAAAGGAAAAAAGAAAATCAAGCTCAAAGATCCTTTTGTATGGCTTGCTATAAAAAAAAGAATAAATAGCGAAGATCTTACAAAGCTAAAAAAGGAGTTTTCTTATCGCAATACACAAAATGTGTATGCAATTATAGATGAAAAACTCTCTTCTTATACAAGACACCCCTTTATTTTGCCGTATGAAAAGTATCTTCAAGACCAAAACACTTCTCAAAAGGCTCTCATTTACGCTATTGCAAAGCAAGAGAGCAGATTTATCCCTAGTGCAATTTCATCATCCTATGCACTAGGTGCGATGCAGTTTCTCCCCTTTTTAGCCAAACACATTGCTAAAAAGCAAAAGATAAAAAACTTTGATCTTGATATGATGTTTGATGAAAAAATAGCCCTCACTTTTGCAAAGCATCATCTTCACTATCTCCAATCATATCTTTACCATCCTTTGCTTGTTGCCTACGCTTACAATGGAGGGATTGGATATACAAAACGTTCTGTTATAAAGATTTTTCATAAATATGAGCCATTGATGGCAATGGAGATGATACCTTCTAATGAGAATAGAGAGTATGGAAAAAATGTCTTAGCAAATTACATAATCTATATGAAAATTTTTGGAAAAAACCTCAATCTACCTCATATCGTTCAAATGTTACAACGGCCGGAGGATAGTTGCGGTTTTTGA
- a CDS encoding FeoA family protein, with the protein MKLTDMKIGDEAIIKKIKADDVIKARLVSMGIAKGNKIKLLDHTLQKQTWEVDVEGTRVALRKEEAQAIEVEQ; encoded by the coding sequence ATGAAATTAACTGATATGAAAATAGGTGATGAAGCAATCATTAAAAAGATAAAAGCTGATGATGTTATTAAAGCAAGGTTGGTATCTATGGGAATTGCAAAAGGCAATAAAATAAAACTACTCGATCATACCTTACAGAAACAGACATGGGAAGTTGATGTGGAAGGTACACGTGTAGCATTGCGTAAAGAAGAAGCACAAGCTATTGAGGTGGAGCAATGA
- the feoB gene encoding ferrous iron transport protein B: protein MKQIKVAMVGQPNVGKSSIINAMSNARLHVGNFAGVTVEKKEVRLQKGEYDINIVDLPGIYSLNAYTPEEQVTKNYLLYEDYDLIINVVDANVLQRNLILTLQLLDMNPKMILVVNMIDEVEKQGGMIDAVKLSELIGRPVVLASAKEKRGIDDIIDLVIDEYNTPKERRKIFYNEKIEDEITSLQKILLKSPHFTDEDRARFYVIRLFEKDEDVYKEVHDLPIFLEFHEALGKSMHRLQLEFDEESVADIIANERNSIAKSIVMQVMQAPRKESLTDKIDKILIHPIFGLPIFLFFMWALFQLTFEVGSIPMDYIDETVTNFADWLKGILPPGDFNSVITDGVIPAVGAIIMFLPNILILFLGINLLEQTGYMSRAAFLLDGFLKKFGLQGKAFIPLVSGFGCTVPAYMAARTLKNPKDRLITMLVLGFMNCSARLPVYVLLIAAFFPTHSAGNVLFAIYIGGAILGLIVAKILRIVLFKGEPEPFVMEMPPYRFPSMKALAMELWIKTKLFVKKAGTFIAGAAMIIWFLSSYPVNEKLVTTYEQKIELAKSEQEKTQLQNELAAKNLENSYLGEFGKAIEPIFAPLGFDWRMSVAVISGLAAKEVVVSTLATLYAVGEADEKSSTLITKLRQNVDFKAAIALIIIIMIYSPCVAAMSTFYAEIPQWAWRTFYTIYPNVLAWLMAFGVYNILALLGY, encoded by the coding sequence ATGAAACAGATAAAAGTTGCAATGGTAGGGCAGCCCAATGTAGGAAAATCCTCCATTATAAATGCTATGAGCAATGCAAGATTGCACGTTGGGAATTTTGCTGGAGTAACAGTAGAAAAGAAAGAGGTGAGACTCCAAAAAGGGGAGTATGATATAAATATAGTGGATCTTCCAGGAATCTACTCACTCAATGCTTATACTCCTGAAGAGCAGGTAACAAAAAACTATCTATTATATGAAGATTACGATCTTATTATTAATGTAGTTGATGCGAATGTATTGCAAAGAAATCTTATACTCACTTTGCAACTTCTTGATATGAATCCGAAGATGATACTTGTTGTTAATATGATTGATGAAGTTGAGAAGCAAGGTGGCATGATTGATGCAGTAAAACTTTCTGAATTAATCGGTCGTCCTGTAGTTTTGGCTTCTGCAAAAGAGAAAAGGGGAATAGATGATATTATAGATTTGGTTATTGATGAATATAATACTCCAAAAGAGCGAAGAAAAATCTTCTATAATGAAAAAATAGAAGATGAGATCACATCATTGCAAAAAATTCTACTGAAATCTCCCCATTTTACAGATGAAGATCGCGCGAGATTTTATGTTATTCGTCTTTTTGAAAAAGATGAGGATGTCTATAAAGAGGTGCATGATCTACCAATATTTTTAGAGTTTCATGAAGCACTAGGCAAAAGTATGCATCGTTTGCAACTAGAATTTGATGAGGAGAGTGTAGCTGACATCATAGCAAATGAGAGAAACTCTATTGCAAAATCTATTGTAATGCAGGTCATGCAAGCGCCTCGCAAAGAGTCTCTTACAGATAAAATCGATAAAATTTTAATTCATCCAATTTTTGGTTTACCGATATTTTTGTTTTTTATGTGGGCTCTCTTTCAACTTACCTTTGAAGTTGGTTCTATTCCAATGGATTATATAGATGAGACAGTTACAAATTTTGCTGATTGGCTCAAAGGAATACTTCCTCCAGGAGATTTTAATTCTGTCATTACTGATGGTGTAATTCCAGCTGTTGGTGCGATTATTATGTTTTTGCCAAATATTTTGATTCTGTTTTTGGGGATTAATTTGCTTGAGCAGACAGGATATATGTCGAGAGCTGCATTTTTACTTGATGGCTTTTTAAAGAAGTTTGGTCTACAAGGAAAAGCCTTTATACCACTTGTAAGTGGCTTTGGTTGTACTGTTCCAGCCTATATGGCAGCAAGAACTCTTAAAAACCCAAAAGATCGACTTATTACTATGCTCGTACTTGGATTTATGAACTGTAGTGCAAGACTACCTGTGTATGTGCTTTTGATAGCAGCTTTTTTTCCAACACACAGTGCAGGTAATGTACTCTTTGCTATTTATATAGGCGGAGCTATTTTGGGTCTTATTGTTGCAAAAATTCTCCGCATTGTCCTTTTTAAAGGTGAGCCTGAGCCATTTGTCATGGAGATGCCACCATATCGTTTTCCATCAATGAAAGCACTGGCAATGGAGCTTTGGATTAAAACAAAGCTTTTTGTGAAAAAAGCTGGGACTTTCATTGCAGGAGCTGCGATGATTATCTGGTTTTTAAGCAGTTATCCGGTAAATGAAAAGCTAGTGACAACTTATGAGCAAAAGATTGAACTTGCAAAGAGCGAGCAGGAAAAAACTCAATTACAAAATGAGTTGGCAGCAAAAAATCTAGAAAATAGCTATCTTGGAGAGTTTGGAAAGGCCATTGAGCCAATATTTGCTCCACTAGGTTTTGATTGGAGAATGAGTGTGGCTGTTATTAGTGGGCTTGCTGCTAAAGAGGTAGTTGTATCCACGCTTGCAACACTATACGCAGTTGGTGAGGCAGATGAGAAGAGCTCTACACTCATTACAAAACTTCGTCAAAATGTGGATTTCAAAGCAGCTATCGCTCTCATTATTATTATAATGATCTATAGTCCTTGTGTCGCTGCTATGAGTACATTTTACGCAGAGATACCACAATGGGCATGGAGAACTTTTTATACCATCTATCCAAATGTTTTGGCTTGGCTTATGGCATTTGGAGTTTATAATATTTTAGCACTCCTTGGGTATTAA
- the metG gene encoding methionine--tRNA ligase, which yields MKKYITTPIYYVNDVPHIGHAYTTIIADAAARYFRLRGFDTFFLTGTDEHGQKIEEAAKKRGKSPQEYADEISAKFRKLWDEFEISYDKFIRTTDPDHIKGVQKAFEIMYNKGDIYKGTYEGHYCISCESFFPESQLIDNEFCPDCGKQTSIVKEESYFFKLSKYQDKLLELYANEEKFVLPKSKKNEVIRFVQGGLQDLSITRTSFSWGIPLPKSINDPKHVMYVWLDALLNYVTALGYGTDEALMHYWPADYHLVGKDILRFHAVYWPAFLMSLELPMPKHIATHGWWTRNGEKMSKSKGNVIDPKVVADAYGLENFRYFLLREVPFGQDGDFSQKALIDRINNDLGNDLGNLLNRIIGMSGKYFDYTIDSKDVKKLHKKELEETKTIIETLPPLIEDMKWHRFLEELWKILTIANKAIDYHMPWAKMKEGKEDEAMALIALVANILAKTAILLHPVMPKTTQKIAQSLGFSITQESFTHFIEHNNLLEKFTIPKTPPLFPKIEAPLLQEAKKEAPQQKTPKTQEEGVITIEDFFKVSIKVGTIKEAEEVPKSKKLLKLLVDLGEEKPRQIIAGIKEFYTPQDLIGEQVCVVANLKPAKLMGYLSEGMVLAARDEEGLTLIGPKTRKKEGTPVK from the coding sequence ATGAAAAAATATATCACTACACCAATATACTATGTCAACGATGTTCCGCATATTGGACACGCCTACACTACCATCATAGCAGATGCTGCAGCACGCTATTTTAGACTAAGAGGGTTTGATACATTTTTTCTTACTGGTACCGATGAGCATGGACAAAAGATAGAAGAGGCTGCAAAAAAAAGAGGTAAGAGTCCTCAAGAGTATGCAGATGAAATAAGTGCAAAATTTCGTAAACTTTGGGATGAATTTGAGATAAGTTATGATAAATTTATCCGTACCACTGATCCTGATCACATAAAAGGTGTCCAAAAAGCGTTTGAAATAATGTATAACAAAGGGGATATCTATAAAGGAACATATGAAGGACATTACTGCATAAGTTGTGAATCTTTTTTCCCGGAATCTCAACTCATAGACAACGAATTTTGTCCCGATTGCGGTAAACAGACCTCTATTGTCAAAGAGGAGAGCTACTTTTTTAAACTTTCTAAATACCAGGACAAACTTTTAGAACTTTATGCAAATGAAGAGAAGTTTGTATTACCAAAATCAAAAAAGAATGAGGTGATTCGCTTTGTGCAAGGAGGTCTGCAAGATCTCTCTATTACGCGTACGAGTTTTAGCTGGGGCATTCCTCTACCAAAATCAATAAACGATCCAAAACATGTCATGTATGTATGGCTTGATGCACTGCTTAATTACGTCACAGCTCTTGGATACGGAACTGATGAAGCCCTTATGCACTATTGGCCTGCTGATTATCACCTTGTAGGAAAGGATATACTCCGTTTTCATGCTGTTTATTGGCCAGCATTTTTAATGAGCCTAGAGTTACCAATGCCAAAACATATAGCAACACATGGTTGGTGGACGAGAAATGGCGAAAAGATGAGCAAATCCAAAGGAAATGTCATCGATCCAAAAGTCGTAGCAGATGCCTATGGATTGGAAAATTTTCGCTATTTTCTTCTTCGTGAAGTACCTTTTGGGCAAGATGGAGATTTTAGTCAAAAAGCACTCATAGATCGTATCAATAATGATCTTGGCAATGACCTTGGTAACCTTCTGAACCGCATTATAGGTATGAGTGGAAAATATTTTGACTATACTATTGATAGCAAAGATGTAAAAAAACTTCATAAAAAAGAGCTCGAAGAAACAAAAACAATTATCGAAACGCTTCCTCCGTTAATAGAAGATATGAAATGGCACCGCTTTTTAGAAGAGCTATGGAAGATTCTTACAATCGCAAATAAAGCAATCGACTATCATATGCCTTGGGCTAAAATGAAAGAGGGTAAAGAGGATGAAGCGATGGCGCTCATTGCTTTAGTTGCAAATATTTTAGCTAAAACCGCCATCCTTTTGCATCCTGTAATGCCAAAAACCACACAAAAGATTGCCCAGTCATTAGGATTTTCTATAACGCAAGAGAGTTTTACACATTTTATTGAACATAATAACCTTTTGGAGAAATTTACAATCCCAAAAACACCTCCACTCTTTCCAAAAATAGAGGCACCTCTTTTGCAAGAAGCAAAAAAAGAGGCTCCACAGCAAAAAACTCCAAAGACACAAGAAGAGGGAGTCATTACAATAGAGGATTTTTTTAAAGTCTCAATAAAAGTAGGAACCATTAAAGAGGCTGAAGAGGTGCCAAAAAGCAAGAAACTTCTTAAACTCTTGGTAGATCTAGGAGAAGAGAAACCAAGGCAAATAATTGCAGGTATCAAGGAGTTCTATACTCCACAAGATCTCATTGGGGAGCAGGTGTGCGTAGTTGCTAATCTCAAGCCAGCAAAATTGATGGGATATTTAAGTGAAGGAATGGTACTTGCTGCACGTGATGAAGAGGGATTAACGCTCATCGGCCCTAAAACACGCAAAAAAGAGGGAACACCAGTGAAATGA
- a CDS encoding phosphatidylserine decarboxylase, with translation MKKRVLSNIVSRGFGKFASHRFHPLLQKFINTSYVKLLKLDMEEFRDPKEYESLNALFTRALQKRRDIEEGIIAPTDSLITHAGILEQNRALQIKGMQYSIDELLIECDASRVYNGEYVNCYLSPRDYHRYHMPYTLQIKRVVHVPGKLYPVNLRYLRKKLNLFIENERVILECETKEGKTLFIVLVGALNVGQMTLVFESRIETNRAKEIAIYEYKDLWLQKGELLGYFKMGSTVLLFFEKDFCELVVQSNTTVKFGQQIAKVKYGE, from the coding sequence TTGAAAAAGAGGGTACTGTCAAATATAGTTTCCCGTGGATTTGGAAAATTTGCTAGCCACAGATTTCATCCATTATTACAAAAGTTTATTAATACTTCTTATGTTAAACTCCTCAAGCTCGATATGGAGGAGTTTAGAGATCCAAAAGAGTATGAGAGTCTCAATGCGCTCTTTACTAGAGCATTGCAAAAAAGAAGAGATATAGAAGAAGGCATCATAGCTCCAACAGACTCTTTGATAACGCATGCAGGGATATTAGAACAAAATAGGGCACTGCAAATAAAGGGAATGCAGTATAGTATCGATGAGCTTTTAATAGAGTGTGATGCTTCGCGTGTATATAATGGAGAGTATGTCAACTGCTACCTTTCTCCCCGTGATTATCATCGCTACCATATGCCATATACGCTACAAATAAAACGGGTTGTACATGTACCAGGAAAACTCTATCCAGTAAACTTGCGCTACCTGCGTAAAAAACTTAATCTCTTTATAGAAAATGAGCGTGTAATACTAGAATGTGAAACTAAAGAGGGAAAGACTCTCTTTATTGTTTTAGTAGGTGCTTTAAATGTTGGACAGATGACGCTAGTATTTGAGAGTCGCATAGAGACAAATAGAGCAAAAGAGATTGCAATATATGAGTATAAAGATCTTTGGTTACAAAAGGGAGAACTTTTAGGATATTTTAAAATGGGATCGACGGTATTGCTCTTTTTTGAGAAAGATTTTTGTGAGCTTGTGGTACAATCAAATACTACAGTAAAATTTGGACAACAAATAGCAAAGGTTAAATATGGAGAGTGA
- a CDS encoding OprD family outer membrane porin, giving the protein MKKVVTFSIICVMAMAQESLREQLGASDEERHMQSELRVGYIDGDKSAAAIGGHIHFDTPSFNGLQIGAMIYAVAPIQGSNSDFFGLYDGGFAFLGQSYIKYSDATNMLQVGRMSIDTPHADSDDIRMVPNYFEGVHYQKSWDNVNIEAGYVTKMAGWENGGDIKKFVRLSEVFGINKKIDGMFFTGIGYEDENNGAFLWYYHIDQIANVLYGELSHTFIWNKFSLLASIQFDRATDTGDGLIGNLDSKTFGIFLETTYQNISLQLAANKEFGNTPSMSSFGGGPFFTSMEDFTIDAVDAKKARSFVLGASYSYNESIDFGVMYGNFRAKKKSQFDTDEIDLYATMQIFGVESEIVYASIDDKLPNGEDRDIFRIIVKKSF; this is encoded by the coding sequence ATGAAAAAAGTAGTAACTTTTAGCATAATTTGTGTCATGGCTATGGCACAAGAGTCTTTGCGTGAGCAACTTGGTGCATCTGATGAAGAGCGACACATGCAAAGTGAATTGCGAGTGGGGTATATAGACGGTGACAAAAGTGCAGCTGCGATTGGTGGACATATACATTTTGATACACCATCATTTAATGGATTACAAATTGGTGCTATGATTTATGCTGTGGCTCCAATACAAGGGAGTAATAGCGATTTCTTTGGCTTATACGATGGAGGTTTTGCTTTTTTGGGGCAATCATATATTAAATATAGTGATGCAACTAATATGTTACAAGTAGGGCGTATGAGTATAGATACACCCCATGCTGATAGTGATGATATTAGAATGGTTCCAAACTATTTTGAAGGAGTACATTATCAAAAGAGTTGGGATAATGTAAATATTGAAGCTGGATATGTTACCAAAATGGCAGGATGGGAAAATGGAGGTGATATAAAAAAATTTGTTCGTCTTAGTGAAGTATTTGGAATAAATAAAAAAATTGATGGAATGTTTTTTACCGGTATAGGGTATGAAGATGAGAATAACGGAGCTTTCCTTTGGTATTATCATATTGATCAGATAGCCAATGTTTTGTATGGGGAGTTGTCACATACTTTTATCTGGAACAAATTTTCACTTCTTGCATCAATACAGTTTGATAGAGCAACTGATACAGGTGATGGTTTAATAGGAAATTTAGATTCTAAAACTTTTGGTATCTTTTTAGAAACAACGTATCAAAATATATCATTGCAATTAGCAGCAAATAAAGAATTTGGTAATACACCTAGTATGTCAAGTTTTGGAGGAGGACCATTTTTTACTTCCATGGAAGATTTCACTATTGATGCTGTAGATGCTAAAAAAGCACGAAGTTTTGTACTAGGTGCTTCATATAGTTATAATGAGAGCATTGATTTTGGTGTAATGTATGGAAATTTTCGAGCAAAAAAGAAATCGCAATTTGATACAGATGAAATTGATCTCTATGCTACTATGCAAATTTTTGGAGTAGAGAGTGAAATTGTTTATGCTTCTATTGATGATAAATTACCAAATGGGGAAGACAGAGATATATTTCGCATAATAGTGAAAAAAAGTTTTTAG
- the mobB gene encoding molybdopterin-guanine dinucleotide biosynthesis protein B gives MRKAVAFTGPSNSGKTTIIEKVAKKLVGKYKIAIIKNDPKDKAQFDIEGKDSYKFFQTGAEVVVTSPTRTTYFSHRKKELEDIIKMVDDFDILLVEGLKYLPLPRIGVFRQKVDESYFDYIKAVAIDTTIDKNSIPKHIETLDLNDTDQIIEWIMNNAQEV, from the coding sequence GTGCGAAAAGCTGTAGCGTTTACAGGCCCATCCAATAGTGGTAAAACCACTATCATAGAAAAAGTCGCTAAAAAATTGGTGGGCAAGTATAAGATAGCAATAATCAAAAATGATCCCAAAGATAAAGCACAATTTGATATAGAGGGTAAGGATAGTTATAAATTCTTCCAAACTGGAGCTGAAGTGGTTGTCACCTCCCCTACGCGGACTACTTACTTTTCTCATAGGAAAAAAGAGTTAGAAGATATTATTAAAATGGTAGATGATTTTGATATTTTGCTTGTTGAAGGGTTAAAATATCTCCCTCTTCCTCGTATAGGTGTCTTTCGCCAAAAGGTAGATGAGAGCTATTTTGACTACATAAAAGCAGTAGCCATCGATACAACGATAGATAAAAACAGTATTCCAAAACATATAGAAACACTCGATCTCAACGACACTGATCAAATAATAGAGTGGATAATGAACAACGCGCAAGAGGTGTGA